A genome region from Clostridium sp. JN-9 includes the following:
- a CDS encoding DEAD/DEAH box helicase encodes MATSFEEIGLKENLINGLKKAGITEATEIQFKSIPFALENRDIIGESETGSGKTLAYLLPIFEKIDYSKREMQAIILAPTHELVMQIENEIKTLAENSELPVTSSAIIGNVNIKRQIEKLREKPHIITGSAGRILELIKMKKISAHTIKTIVIDEGDKLLDEDNLPLIKSVIKTTMRDRQLMVFSATISEKAINTAKDLMKDPCIIKIQRDTKVNSNITHLYIKAEQRDKIEVLRKLIASINPERAIIFINKSEEIQLTTAKLQYHHLKASGIYGKALKEERKKALEQFRSGKINLLVASDLAARGLDIKEVTHIINLDLPEDPKEYIHRTGRTARSGNTGAAISIVTEKELTLIKKYKQLFNIEIEEREMYKGALVKPGSFKRVHSVKKSRNK; translated from the coding sequence ATGGCAACATCATTTGAAGAAATAGGATTAAAAGAAAATTTAATTAATGGTTTGAAAAAAGCCGGTATTACTGAAGCTACTGAAATTCAATTTAAATCTATACCTTTTGCACTGGAAAACAGGGATATAATTGGTGAATCTGAAACAGGCAGCGGCAAGACATTGGCATATCTGCTGCCCATATTTGAAAAAATAGATTATTCAAAAAGGGAGATGCAGGCTATTATATTAGCCCCAACCCATGAACTGGTTATGCAGATAGAAAATGAAATAAAAACCTTGGCTGAAAATTCAGAGCTTCCTGTAACTTCTTCTGCTATAATAGGCAATGTTAATATAAAAAGGCAGATAGAAAAGCTTAGGGAAAAGCCCCATATAATTACGGGCTCGGCGGGAAGAATATTAGAATTAATAAAAATGAAAAAAATAAGTGCACATACAATTAAAACAATTGTAATTGATGAAGGAGATAAACTTCTTGATGAGGATAATCTGCCTCTTATAAAGAGCGTAATTAAAACTACCATGAGAGACAGACAATTAATGGTTTTCTCAGCTACCATTAGTGAAAAAGCTATTAATACTGCTAAGGATTTAATGAAGGATCCATGCATTATTAAAATTCAGCGGGATACTAAAGTAAACAGCAATATTACACACTTATATATTAAAGCTGAACAGAGGGATAAAATTGAAGTTTTAAGAAAACTTATTGCTTCAATTAACCCTGAAAGGGCAATTATTTTTATCAATAAAAGTGAAGAAATACAATTGACTACGGCAAAACTGCAATATCATCATTTAAAGGCTTCTGGAATTTATGGTAAAGCTTTAAAAGAGGAAAGAAAAAAAGCTCTTGAACAATTCAGAAGCGGAAAAATTAATTTACTTGTTGCCTCTGATTTAGCTGCAAGAGGCTTGGATATAAAAGAAGTAACTCATATAATAAATCTGGATTTACCTGAGGATCCTAAGGAATATATTCATAGAACAGGAAGAACAGCACGATCAGGTAATACAGGAGCAGCTATTTCTATTGTTACTGAAAAGGAACTCACATTAATAAAAAAATATAAGCAGCTCTTTAATATTGAAATTGAAGAAAGAGAAATGTATAAAGGTGCATTAGTAAAACCCGGAAGCTTCAAAAGAGTTCATTCTGTTAAAAAAAGCAGGAATAAGTAA